The following proteins are co-located in the Bacillus pumilus genome:
- the pstB gene encoding phosphate ABC transporter ATP-binding protein PstB, translating to MNAVATKAAAKEVFRVNDMNLWYGQHHALKHIDLAIREHEVTAIIGPSGCGKSTFIKTLNLMVKTVPGVKITGDMMYNGDNILKGRVDLVELRKNVGMVFQKGNPFPQSIFDNVVYGPRIHGVKSKQQLKEIAEKALRDVALWDEVKDRLSAPALGLSGGQQQRLCIARAIATSPDILLMDEPTSALDPVSTLKIEELIMKLKEKYTIVIVTHNMQQAARVSDRTAFFLMGELVEVNDTNVMFSEPNDQRTNDYISGRFG from the coding sequence ATGAATGCAGTAGCAACTAAAGCAGCAGCAAAAGAAGTGTTTCGTGTGAATGATATGAACCTTTGGTATGGTCAGCACCACGCACTGAAACATATTGACTTAGCCATTAGAGAGCATGAAGTCACAGCGATTATCGGCCCATCAGGCTGCGGGAAGTCAACGTTTATTAAAACCTTGAATCTCATGGTCAAAACAGTGCCAGGTGTGAAAATCACAGGGGATATGATGTATAACGGCGACAACATCTTAAAAGGACGTGTCGATTTAGTAGAACTGCGTAAAAACGTCGGGATGGTGTTTCAAAAAGGAAATCCATTCCCTCAGTCTATCTTTGATAATGTCGTTTATGGCCCAAGAATTCATGGAGTGAAGAGCAAGCAGCAATTGAAAGAAATTGCTGAAAAAGCGCTTCGGGATGTCGCACTTTGGGATGAAGTGAAAGATCGTTTAAGTGCGCCTGCATTAGGTCTTTCCGGCGGTCAGCAGCAGCGTCTATGTATCGCAAGAGCGATTGCCACAAGCCCAGACATCCTATTAATGGATGAACCTACATCAGCGCTTGATCCTGTTTCAACATTAAAGATCGAAGAATTGATTATGAAATTGAAGGAGAAATACACGATTGTCATTGTGACGCACAATATGCAGCAAGCGGCAAGGGTATCTGATCGAACTGCCTTTTTCTTGATGGGCGAGCTTGTTGAGGTCAATGATACAAATGTGATGTTCTCAGAGCCAAACGATCAAAGAACGAATGATTATATATCTGGACGATTTGGATAA
- a CDS encoding MFS transporter has product MSRLKKMFGDMDVTRDLLLLLTIGGLYALAIALSNTFVNVYLWKQSGKFTDLAIYNLAIVVLQPITFLFAGRLAKKIDRAFVLRFGVIFLAAFYLIVLIAGEQAAARLVLLGSVLGIGYGFYWLAFNVLTFEITEPETRDFFNGFLGVLTSTAGMIGPLIAGIVISQLTDDTGYTVIFTLSLILFSLAVVMSFFLKRRQSKGKFMIKQIWKERHADENWRKITTAHFFQGLREGVFVFLISVFVFIATNSELALGTFGLVNSGVAFFAYFFATRLIKKKWRKKAIMLGGLILYGALFLIIFHLSYVSLLMYAVAIAIGYPLLLVPYVSLTYDVIGHARYARKARIEYIVVRELFLNAGRICSIVLFLLSVTLLGDELGIPASLVVLGAGHTLIYYFVKDIHLKEKTADMKETDGQKPVSHTNLIKGER; this is encoded by the coding sequence ATGAGCAGATTAAAGAAAATGTTCGGGGACATGGATGTCACAAGAGATTTATTGCTCCTCCTCACGATTGGTGGATTATACGCACTTGCCATTGCGCTTTCGAATACGTTTGTAAACGTGTATTTATGGAAACAGTCTGGGAAATTCACAGATCTTGCGATTTATAACCTGGCGATTGTTGTGCTTCAGCCCATTACCTTTTTATTCGCTGGTCGGCTCGCTAAAAAAATAGATCGGGCGTTTGTTCTTCGTTTTGGTGTGATCTTCTTAGCCGCTTTTTACTTAATTGTTTTAATAGCAGGAGAACAAGCGGCCGCGCGGCTTGTTTTATTAGGAAGTGTCCTTGGGATCGGCTATGGTTTCTACTGGCTTGCTTTTAACGTGCTCACTTTTGAAATCACAGAGCCTGAGACAAGAGATTTCTTTAATGGATTTCTAGGGGTGCTCACATCTACAGCTGGCATGATCGGTCCACTGATCGCGGGTATTGTCATTTCTCAATTAACAGATGATACGGGCTATACAGTGATTTTTACTTTATCGCTTATTTTGTTTTCATTAGCGGTTGTGATGAGTTTTTTCCTTAAGAGAAGGCAGTCAAAAGGGAAATTTATGATCAAGCAAATTTGGAAAGAACGCCATGCGGACGAGAATTGGCGTAAGATTACAACGGCTCACTTTTTTCAAGGGCTTCGTGAAGGTGTGTTTGTCTTTTTAATTAGTGTCTTTGTGTTTATTGCGACAAACAGTGAGCTTGCTCTAGGGACATTTGGTTTAGTAAATTCAGGTGTTGCCTTTTTTGCTTATTTCTTCGCTACACGTTTGATTAAGAAAAAATGGCGGAAGAAAGCCATTATGCTTGGCGGGCTTATTTTATACGGCGCCTTATTTCTGATTATTTTTCACTTGTCCTATGTATCGCTGCTCATGTATGCAGTGGCCATAGCGATAGGGTATCCGCTCCTTCTTGTTCCTTATGTATCCTTAACATATGATGTGATCGGTCATGCTAGGTATGCAAGAAAAGCCCGAATTGAATATATTGTGGTCAGAGAGCTATTTTTAAATGCCGGCCGTATTTGTTCCATAGTCTTATTTCTTTTGTCTGTCACCCTACTAGGTGATGAGCTCGGCATTCCTGCTTCACTTGTAGTGCTTGGAGCGGGGCACACACTCATTTATTATTTTGTGAAAGATATTCATTTAAAAGAAAAAACAGCGGATATGAAAGAGACTGACGGTCAAAAGCCAGTATCTCACACGAACCTTATCAAGGGAGAAAGGTAA
- the pstB gene encoding phosphate ABC transporter ATP-binding protein PstB — protein sequence MVQMLAEKKEIAAKKAPLQAEEILQVQDLSIYYGEKRAVNHISFEIEKNAITALIGPSGCGKSTFLRSINRMNDLIPGARSEGAIMYEGLNILDDRINVVNLRREIGMVFQKPNPFPKSIYNNITHALKYAGEKRKSVLDDAVEESLTKAALWDEVKDRLHRSAFSLSGGQQQRLCIARTLAMKPSVLLLDEPASALDPISNAKIEELLTELKHDYSIVIVTHNMQQALRVSDRTAFFLNGDLVEYDATERIFTRPAQQKTEDYINGRFG from the coding sequence ATGGTTCAAATGCTAGCAGAAAAAAAAGAGATTGCAGCAAAAAAGGCTCCACTTCAAGCGGAAGAGATTTTACAGGTGCAGGATTTAAGCATTTATTATGGTGAAAAAAGAGCGGTTAATCACATTTCATTCGAAATTGAGAAGAACGCGATTACCGCATTAATCGGCCCATCAGGCTGCGGGAAATCAACCTTTCTACGCAGCATTAACCGAATGAACGACTTGATTCCAGGCGCGAGAAGTGAAGGAGCGATCATGTACGAAGGGTTAAATATTTTGGATGACCGCATTAATGTGGTGAATTTAAGAAGAGAAATCGGCATGGTATTCCAAAAACCAAATCCATTTCCTAAATCGATCTACAACAACATTACCCATGCGTTAAAGTATGCGGGTGAAAAAAGAAAATCAGTGCTTGATGATGCGGTAGAGGAAAGCTTAACAAAGGCGGCGCTATGGGATGAGGTCAAAGACCGTCTGCACCGCTCTGCATTTTCATTATCAGGCGGTCAGCAGCAGCGCCTTTGTATTGCACGTACACTTGCGATGAAGCCTAGCGTGCTTTTATTAGATGAACCTGCTTCTGCCCTAGACCCGATCTCAAATGCAAAAATTGAAGAGTTGTTAACAGAATTAAAACATGATTATTCAATTGTCATTGTCACACACAACATGCAGCAGGCGTTACGTGTATCTGATCGTACGGCCTTTTTCCTGAACGGTGATCTAGTGGAATATGATGCGACTGAACGTATCTTTACACGTCCTGCGCAGCAAAAAACAGAAGACTATATCAATGGTCGATTTGGATAA
- a CDS encoding 5-formyltetrahydrofolate cyclo-ligase yields MKKELRRQTLAKLEQMSSEEFKQNTTLLYEHLFQLTAWKQAKTIALTMSRGKEVPTRPLIDKAWEEGKTVCVPTCFPETKEMTFYEYTPQTKMTSRYFGLSEPDPETSAAVHKKAIDLVIVPGVCFDQQGYRIGYGGGYFDRFLADYHGVTLALCLSVQQIEHVPAETHDIRVSMIVSEKGPLYHE; encoded by the coding sequence GTGAAAAAAGAGCTTCGGCGTCAAACATTAGCAAAGCTTGAGCAGATGAGTTCTGAGGAATTTAAACAAAACACGACTTTACTATATGAGCATCTGTTTCAATTAACCGCATGGAAACAGGCGAAAACGATTGCGCTGACCATGTCTAGAGGAAAAGAGGTACCTACAAGACCTCTGATTGATAAGGCGTGGGAGGAAGGTAAAACAGTGTGCGTACCAACCTGTTTCCCGGAAACGAAAGAGATGACGTTTTATGAATATACACCGCAAACGAAGATGACATCCAGGTACTTTGGGCTATCAGAACCAGACCCTGAAACATCGGCAGCTGTACATAAAAAAGCGATCGATTTGGTGATTGTTCCTGGGGTATGCTTCGATCAGCAAGGCTACCGTATTGGATACGGTGGCGGTTATTTTGACCGTTTCTTAGCTGACTATCACGGCGTAACACTTGCTCTTTGTCTGTCTGTCCAGCAAATAGAGCATGTTCCGGCTGAAACGCACGACATACGGGTGTCTATGATTGTCAGTGAGAAAGGTCCGTTATATCATGAGTAA
- the pstA gene encoding phosphate ABC transporter permease PstA, giving the protein MNSKMTDRFATFVFGLCAAIITAILVGLFSYIIFNGAKELNFDFLTTRSSAIGSGGGIRDQLFNSFYILFITMLITVPLGVGGGVYMAEYAPQNKVTDFIRTCIEVLSSLPSIVIGMFGLLMFVNLTGWGYTIIGGALALTVFNLPVMVRVTEDALRSVPKDQKEASLALGVTKWHTVKTVLIPGAIPSIITGAILASGRVFGEAAALLFTAGLSTPRLDFTNWSPFSDTSPLNIFRPAETLAVHIWNVNTQGIIPDAEAIANGASAVLVLSVLLFNLAARWLGSFIHKKLTSK; this is encoded by the coding sequence ATGAATAGCAAAATGACCGATCGTTTTGCCACATTTGTTTTTGGATTATGTGCCGCCATTATTACGGCGATTCTTGTTGGTTTGTTTTCTTATATCATTTTCAACGGTGCAAAAGAATTAAATTTTGACTTTTTGACAACTCGCTCAAGTGCGATTGGCTCTGGCGGCGGTATTCGGGATCAGCTGTTTAACTCGTTTTACATTCTATTTATTACGATGCTGATCACAGTGCCCCTTGGCGTCGGCGGCGGAGTGTACATGGCGGAATATGCACCTCAAAACAAAGTCACAGATTTTATTCGTACATGTATTGAAGTGCTATCGTCACTTCCATCTATCGTCATTGGCATGTTTGGTTTACTCATGTTTGTGAATTTAACAGGCTGGGGCTATACGATCATTGGGGGAGCTCTTGCGCTCACTGTGTTTAACTTACCAGTGATGGTCAGGGTGACAGAAGACGCGCTGCGCTCTGTACCGAAGGATCAAAAGGAAGCATCACTTGCGCTCGGTGTAACGAAGTGGCATACGGTGAAGACAGTCCTTATTCCAGGTGCGATTCCTTCTATTATTACCGGTGCGATTTTAGCATCAGGAAGAGTCTTCGGGGAGGCGGCTGCTCTTCTTTTCACAGCAGGTCTCTCAACACCGCGTCTTGATTTTACAAACTGGAGTCCTTTTTCTGATACGTCACCGCTGAATATTTTCAGACCGGCCGAAACATTAGCCGTTCATATATGGAACGTCAATACACAAGGGATCATACCAGATGCAGAAGCCATTGCAAATGGTGCATCAGCCGTACTTGTGCTTTCAGTCTTATTGTTCAACTTAGCAGCTAGATGGCTTGGTTCATTTATTCATAAGAAGCTTACGTCAAAATAA
- the rpmG gene encoding 50S ribosomal protein L33 produces MRVNITLACTECGERNYITKKNKRNNPDRVEFKKYCSRDKKQTLHRETK; encoded by the coding sequence ATGCGCGTAAATATTACTCTAGCTTGCACTGAATGCGGTGAGCGTAACTATATTACTAAAAAGAATAAGCGAAACAATCCAGATCGCGTTGAATTCAAAAAGTATTGCTCACGTGATAAAAAACAAACTTTACATCGTGAAACAAAGTAA
- a CDS encoding endolytic transglycosylase MltG: protein MTKKSIQTFAAGMILATGVLAIVFFLTGKDEAAADSTTKETLAAKVTDTDVKNYLDSKKEVSVSRETYQQLLDYKEKALKANEDGDSKSDKQTTDKSKGKSVKFVIKNGMSTSDVSDMLEKDGIINSSKDFNDYVIDAGYHKEIRAGKFNLKTGMTFKQIVKALTK from the coding sequence ATGACGAAAAAAAGCATCCAAACGTTCGCAGCAGGTATGATTCTTGCCACTGGCGTTCTGGCCATCGTGTTTTTCCTCACAGGAAAAGATGAAGCAGCAGCTGATTCTACGACAAAAGAAACCCTCGCAGCGAAAGTGACAGACACTGACGTGAAAAATTATTTAGACTCTAAGAAAGAAGTATCCGTCAGCCGCGAAACGTATCAGCAGCTTCTTGATTATAAAGAAAAAGCGCTGAAAGCGAACGAAGACGGCGATTCTAAGAGCGATAAACAAACAACGGACAAGTCAAAAGGCAAATCGGTTAAATTCGTGATTAAAAACGGTATGAGCACAAGTGATGTTTCAGACATGCTTGAAAAAGACGGAATCATTAACTCGTCTAAAGATTTTAATGATTACGTGATTGACGCAGGCTACCATAAAGAAATTCGTGCCGGCAAATTCAATTTAAAAACAGGAATGACATTCAAACAAATCGTCAAAGCCTTAACAAAATAA
- a CDS encoding rhomboid family protein, translating into MNVIDSLFWRVVDELRQKGYEMIQSPYPEDEIFFEAPRNSGYDLIRLYRKDVNFRQEIVRDIEEQTFRMNQLREAMRKRSLHLLQLQFTADDPVDVWKDINGQPYKKQKVTITPVLFNEEALQNDVHELQKWLNTSLSVDVEEAKTDTAEDAVQLKMNVLQAFDDQEKQRERERAVFQNGRPIFTYLLIAVQVVMFLLLELSGGSTNTATLTAFGAKNNVLILDGEWWRLITPMFLHIGLTHLLFNTFALWSVGAAVERIYGSGRFLLIYLVSGIFGSIASFLFNTAIAAGASGAIFGCLGALLYLAISNRKLFFRTMGTNIIVIILINLGIGFTVSGIDNAGHLGGLVGGFLAALAVRLPKQLQPVKMLLASLLLLLIGGFGLYTGFHSDDQKEAAATSEAASLFDDKNYSEANKRLEEYVYQKNASAEALHIYALSEAQMGHLDKAVQFLQKSLEKDPNEPNKLYHLSLLYVEKGETAKAESLIEKALKQDPENDQFLKLKQYIENTQTR; encoded by the coding sequence ATGAATGTCATAGATAGTCTATTTTGGCGAGTTGTTGATGAACTAAGACAAAAAGGATATGAGATGATTCAAAGTCCTTACCCAGAAGATGAAATATTTTTTGAAGCACCACGAAACTCAGGGTATGATCTCATCCGTCTATATAGAAAAGATGTGAACTTTAGACAGGAGATCGTTCGAGATATTGAAGAGCAGACGTTTCGGATGAATCAGCTGAGAGAAGCCATGCGTAAACGATCTCTCCATCTCTTGCAGCTTCAATTTACAGCTGACGATCCAGTAGATGTTTGGAAAGATATAAACGGTCAGCCGTATAAAAAACAAAAGGTGACAATTACACCTGTTTTATTCAATGAAGAAGCTCTTCAAAACGATGTGCACGAGCTGCAAAAATGGCTGAATACATCACTTTCAGTTGATGTAGAAGAGGCGAAGACAGATACAGCTGAAGATGCCGTGCAGCTTAAAATGAACGTGCTACAGGCGTTTGACGACCAGGAAAAGCAGCGGGAACGAGAACGGGCCGTTTTTCAAAATGGCAGACCGATTTTCACCTACTTGCTAATCGCTGTTCAAGTTGTCATGTTTCTTTTACTTGAGCTGTCTGGCGGAAGTACAAATACGGCAACTTTAACTGCGTTTGGTGCTAAAAATAATGTACTGATCTTAGATGGTGAATGGTGGCGCCTGATTACACCGATGTTTTTACACATTGGCTTGACGCATTTACTCTTCAATACATTTGCTCTTTGGTCCGTTGGTGCGGCTGTTGAGAGAATTTATGGGTCAGGAAGATTTTTGCTCATCTATTTGGTGTCCGGCATATTTGGCTCAATTGCGAGCTTTCTGTTTAATACGGCGATCGCAGCCGGTGCATCAGGCGCGATCTTTGGCTGTTTAGGCGCACTGTTATATTTAGCGATCTCTAACCGCAAGCTTTTCTTTCGGACGATGGGGACAAATATTATTGTGATCATCTTGATCAACTTAGGAATAGGGTTCACCGTATCAGGTATTGATAATGCCGGTCACCTTGGCGGCCTTGTTGGCGGTTTTTTAGCAGCCTTAGCTGTCCGCCTGCCTAAACAGCTGCAGCCTGTCAAAATGCTTCTTGCCAGTCTTCTCCTTCTGCTTATTGGTGGTTTTGGATTGTATACAGGATTTCATTCCGACGATCAAAAGGAAGCAGCGGCAACAAGTGAGGCAGCGAGTTTATTTGATGATAAGAACTATAGCGAAGCAAATAAACGTCTAGAGGAATATGTGTACCAAAAGAATGCATCAGCTGAAGCACTTCATATATATGCACTCTCTGAAGCACAGATGGGTCACCTTGACAAGGCGGTACAATTTTTGCAAAAGTCGCTCGAAAAAGATCCAAATGAACCGAATAAACTGTATCATTTATCATTGTTGTACGTAGAAAAAGGGGAAACAGCAAAAGCAGAAAGTCTAATTGAGAAAGCGTTAAAACAAGATCCTGAAAATGATCAATTTTTAAAGCTGAAACAATATATCGAAAATACTCAAACACGTTGA
- a CDS encoding phosphate ABC transporter substrate-binding protein — MKKNKLWLLTFLTIALLAFVTACGNSSSSGDSKDSKGNASNKDEASGSITISGSSAMQPLVLAAAEKFMDKHPKADIQVQAGGSGTGLSQVSEGSVQIGNSDVFAEEKDGIDAKALKDHKVAVVGMAAAVNPEVGVKDITKDELKKIFTGKIKNWKELGGKDQKITLVNRPDSSGTRATFVKYALDGATPAEGITEDSSNTVKKLIAETPGAIGYLAFSYLTDDKITPLSIDGVKPEESNVESGKYTIWAYEHSYTKGEPDGLAKQFLDYLMSDEVQKEIVKDQGYISVSNMKVERDATGKQTDK; from the coding sequence ATGAAAAAGAACAAATTATGGCTGCTTACTTTCCTTACTATCGCATTGTTAGCATTCGTCACAGCATGCGGAAACAGCAGCTCAAGCGGAGATTCAAAAGACAGTAAAGGAAATGCTTCAAACAAAGATGAGGCATCAGGTTCCATTACCATCTCAGGATCATCTGCGATGCAGCCTTTAGTTCTTGCGGCAGCAGAAAAATTCATGGATAAACATCCAAAAGCCGATATTCAAGTACAAGCCGGCGGTTCAGGAACAGGACTTTCTCAAGTTTCAGAAGGATCTGTACAAATTGGTAACTCAGATGTATTCGCAGAAGAGAAAGACGGAATCGACGCAAAAGCTTTAAAAGACCACAAAGTAGCAGTTGTTGGAATGGCCGCAGCTGTAAACCCTGAAGTTGGTGTCAAAGACATCACAAAGGACGAATTGAAAAAAATCTTCACTGGTAAAATCAAAAACTGGAAAGAGCTTGGCGGGAAAGACCAAAAAATCACTCTTGTGAACAGACCTGACTCTTCAGGAACTCGTGCAACATTTGTGAAATATGCGCTTGATGGTGCAACACCTGCAGAAGGAATCACAGAAGATTCTTCAAACACAGTGAAAAAATTGATTGCAGAAACACCAGGTGCGATTGGATACCTAGCATTCTCTTATTTAACAGATGACAAAATTACACCGCTTAGCATTGATGGTGTGAAACCGGAAGAAAGCAATGTGGAAAGCGGTAAATATACAATTTGGGCTTACGAGCACTCTTATACAAAAGGTGAGCCGGATGGTCTAGCAAAACAATTTTTAGATTACCTCATGAGTGACGAAGTACAAAAAGAAATCGTCAAAGACCAAGGCTACATCTCAGTTTCTAATATGAAAGTAGAAAGAGACGCAACAGGCAAACAAACAGATAAGTAA
- a CDS encoding peptidoglycan D,D-transpeptidase FtsI family protein → MRNKKNKKDAKEGRKTLPIRLNLLFLAAFIIFTGVVVRLGFVQIVNGEDYKKQAEKQEDVNVSSSAPRGKIYDRNYNTIVSNKALNAITYTRTSTTSQEERLKVATKLADMIHVSTKKITDRDKKDFWILTHPNEAKKLVQKESELKGDDKVSDDKLYELQLKRITDKELNQLTKKDLQVLAIKRQMDAGYALTPQFIKNEDVKPSEIAYVSEHLDELPGVDVTTDWSRSYPYKGLLRSMLGSVSSSDEGLPQSLLEHYLSLGYSRNDRVGKSYLEYQYEDVLQGQKEKEQSTTDKEGNVTSSKVLTEGKSGKDLVLTIDIQLQKAVEKIIEKNLRSAKQRGGTELLDRAFVVMMDPRNGEVLSVAGKQITNKNGKYKFDDYALGTMTSSYAMGSAVKGATVLTGYKTGALHIGSTQYDEPLYIAQSPPKKSYQNMGLINDLTALERSSNVYMFKTAIAIGKGEYRKNQPLPIDTKAFDTFRYNFSKFGLGVETGIDLPNEATGYRGTSTQSGLLLDYAIGQYDTFTPLQMAQYVSTIANGGYRLRPQLVKEVREPDPQRGIGAVTESVKPDVLNKLDMTSDEIKRVQQGFKLVMQNPRGTAYSNFGDKKYNPAGKTGTAQSFYDGPIKSKRGTPTYNTTLVAYAPADNPEVAISVVVPWVYQDYNQRYPITNDIGEQVLDKYFELKSKQESNDTQAKNKNKIENEAETND, encoded by the coding sequence ATGAGAAACAAGAAAAACAAAAAAGACGCGAAGGAAGGGCGCAAAACACTTCCAATCCGGCTGAATTTATTATTTTTGGCTGCGTTCATTATTTTTACTGGTGTTGTGGTTAGACTTGGGTTTGTGCAGATTGTCAATGGAGAGGATTATAAAAAGCAGGCAGAAAAACAAGAGGATGTGAATGTCAGCTCATCTGCTCCGCGCGGAAAAATTTATGATCGAAACTATAACACGATTGTCAGCAATAAAGCGCTAAATGCCATTACATATACGAGAACCTCGACGACTTCACAAGAAGAGCGGCTCAAAGTGGCTACAAAATTAGCGGATATGATTCATGTGAGTACGAAAAAAATCACAGACCGTGACAAAAAAGATTTCTGGATCTTAACACATCCGAATGAAGCAAAAAAGCTTGTTCAAAAGGAATCAGAATTAAAGGGTGACGATAAGGTTTCTGATGATAAACTATATGAGCTTCAACTGAAACGCATCACAGACAAGGAATTAAATCAACTGACGAAAAAAGATTTGCAAGTGCTAGCGATTAAAAGGCAGATGGATGCAGGCTATGCACTCACGCCTCAATTCATTAAAAATGAAGATGTGAAGCCAAGCGAAATTGCTTACGTCTCTGAGCATTTGGACGAGCTGCCAGGCGTTGATGTCACCACAGACTGGTCGCGCAGCTATCCTTATAAAGGACTGCTCCGCAGTATGCTCGGCAGTGTGTCCTCAAGTGATGAAGGTCTTCCGCAGTCACTCCTTGAACATTATCTATCACTCGGCTACAGCCGAAATGACCGTGTAGGAAAAAGCTATCTTGAATATCAATATGAAGATGTTTTGCAGGGCCAAAAGGAAAAAGAACAGAGTACAACCGATAAAGAGGGCAATGTCACAAGCTCTAAAGTCTTAACAGAAGGAAAGAGCGGGAAAGACCTTGTGCTCACAATTGATATTCAGCTGCAAAAAGCGGTTGAAAAAATCATTGAAAAGAACTTGAGAAGTGCGAAGCAAAGAGGTGGAACAGAGCTTCTTGACCGTGCGTTTGTTGTGATGATGGACCCGAGAAATGGAGAGGTTCTCTCGGTTGCGGGTAAACAGATTACAAACAAAAACGGAAAATACAAATTCGATGACTACGCACTAGGAACCATGACATCATCGTATGCGATGGGATCAGCAGTGAAAGGGGCAACTGTACTGACAGGATATAAAACAGGCGCGCTTCATATTGGAAGCACCCAGTATGATGAACCGCTCTATATCGCTCAGTCACCGCCAAAGAAATCCTATCAAAATATGGGACTCATTAATGATTTAACGGCACTAGAGCGTTCTTCTAACGTGTATATGTTCAAAACAGCAATTGCCATTGGGAAAGGGGAATATCGTAAGAATCAGCCGCTCCCAATTGATACGAAAGCATTTGATACGTTCCGCTACAACTTCAGTAAATTTGGTCTTGGGGTTGAAACGGGCATCGATCTGCCAAACGAAGCAACTGGCTACCGAGGAACGTCTACACAATCTGGTCTTTTACTTGACTATGCGATTGGACAATATGACACGTTTACACCGCTGCAAATGGCGCAGTACGTCTCAACGATCGCAAACGGCGGTTATCGTTTACGTCCGCAGCTAGTAAAAGAAGTCAGAGAGCCCGATCCGCAGCGCGGAATTGGAGCCGTGACGGAATCCGTTAAGCCGGATGTATTGAATAAGCTTGATATGACAAGTGATGAGATCAAGCGTGTACAGCAAGGCTTCAAGCTTGTGATGCAAAATCCAAGAGGGACAGCCTATTCAAACTTTGGCGACAAAAAGTACAATCCAGCTGGCAAAACAGGGACCGCTCAATCATTCTATGACGGCCCAATTAAAAGCAAACGCGGCACACCGACATATAACACAACACTTGTTGCGTATGCGCCTGCTGATAATCCAGAAGTGGCCATTTCCGTCGTTGTACCGTGGGTGTATCAAGACTACAACCAGCGCTATCCGATTACGAATGATATTGGTGAACAAGTATTAGACAAATACTTTGAACTGAAATCAAAACAGGAAAGCAATGATACACAAGCGAAAAACAAAAATAAAATTGAAAATGAAGCAGAAACAAATGACTAG
- the pstC gene encoding phosphate ABC transporter permease subunit PstC, which produces MKQIEQTEASDRLISSKKNRQMDEVRGSILVRFCAFLMIAVSIAITIFLGIKGLQSFIVNGVSPIEFLTSINWNPTAENPQYGAFPFIFGSIAVTLLSALIAAPLGIAGAIFMTEIAPAWGRKILQPVIELLVGIPSVVYGFIGLTVLVPFIGHFKSGGSGHSVLAGTIVLSIMILPTVTSIATDAMASLPKSLREGSYALGATRWQTIRRVLVPAALPTLMTAVVLGMARAFGEALAVQMVIGNTRNLPESIMDTAGTLTTIITLNMGHTTYGSVENNTLWSMGLVLLVVSFMFILIIRYLSSRRKI; this is translated from the coding sequence ATGAAGCAGATAGAACAGACAGAAGCGAGCGATCGACTGATCAGCTCGAAGAAAAATAGGCAAATGGATGAAGTAAGAGGAAGTATTTTGGTGAGATTTTGCGCATTCTTAATGATTGCTGTATCCATCGCCATCACGATCTTCCTTGGCATTAAGGGTTTACAATCTTTCATCGTAAATGGTGTAAGCCCAATTGAGTTCTTAACCAGTATCAATTGGAACCCAACAGCAGAAAACCCGCAGTACGGCGCATTTCCATTTATCTTTGGATCAATCGCCGTCACACTCCTATCGGCACTCATTGCAGCGCCGCTAGGCATCGCAGGCGCAATCTTTATGACAGAAATTGCACCTGCTTGGGGACGAAAAATTCTCCAGCCAGTCATTGAATTGCTTGTAGGGATTCCATCCGTTGTTTACGGATTCATAGGTCTTACAGTATTGGTACCGTTTATCGGACATTTCAAGTCAGGCGGCTCAGGGCATAGCGTGCTAGCAGGAACGATTGTCCTGTCTATTATGATTCTCCCAACCGTTACATCCATTGCAACTGATGCAATGGCTTCACTTCCAAAAAGTTTACGTGAGGGATCGTATGCATTAGGCGCAACAAGATGGCAAACGATCAGACGTGTTCTTGTACCAGCAGCTCTTCCGACATTAATGACAGCGGTCGTGCTTGGAATGGCAAGAGCATTTGGAGAAGCCCTTGCCGTTCAGATGGTCATTGGAAACACGCGTAATCTACCAGAGAGCATTATGGACACAGCTGGTACATTAACAACCATTATTACGTTAAATATGGGTCACACAACGTATGGAAGTGTTGAAAACAATACACTTTGGTCAATGGGACTTGTCCTTCTAGTTGTATCATTTATGTTCATACTCATTATCAGATACTTGTCGTCTAGGAGGAAGATTTAA